In Leptodactylus fuscus isolate aLepFus1 chromosome 2, aLepFus1.hap2, whole genome shotgun sequence, one genomic interval encodes:
- the LOC142196153 gene encoding DNA damage-regulated autophagy modulator protein 1-like has protein sequence MEIRGLAFLPILWSIWMLLGLSTLFAVTVILGHETHPYINATAARLPESVIYTVVFMVSSILGACIILLQYKFMIIRTEPSEKRHLIGQRILLAIGWISCIGSALNAVFPVNVNLTAHDIGSGLGFGCADIFNLCQAILLYKRSFSSRRMCHIRLALTSVTSVLMLFFSGVMSSFYLHLIPDNHKQVISDAGMVVEWVQMFCLVIQQLTNYTDFQHLSLRLSREGVSISLREPAQDPENP, from the exons ATGGAAATCCGGGGTTTGGCGTTCCTGCCTATCCTGTGGTCCATATGGATGCTATTGGGTCTCAGTACCCTGTTTGCCGTAACGGTAATATTAGGGCATGAAACACATCCGTACATCAA TGCGACAGCAGCTCGGCTGCCCGAGTCCGTGATCTACACGGTGGTCTTCATGGTTTCTTCCATTCTGG GAGCCTGCATCATTCTCCTCCAATACAAGTTCATGATAATTCGGACTGAACCATCGGAGAagcgacatctcataggccagcgAATACTACTCGCCATAGGATGGATATCCTGTATTGGGTCCGCCCTGAATGCTGTATTTCCG GTGAATGTCAACCTTACAGCTCACGATATTGGCTCAGGACTCGGTTTTGGATGTGCTGACATTTTCAACTTATGTCAAGCGATTCTCCTGTATAAGAGGTCCTTCAGCAGTCGGCGAATGTGCCATATtagactggctctgacctcggtgACATCTGTACTAATGCTATTCT TCAGTGGAGTCATGTCCAGTTTTTACCTCCATCTAATCCCTGACAACCATAAGCAG GTCATCTCTGATGCAGGCATGGTGGTCGAGTGGGTTCAGATGTTCTGCCTCGTAATTCAACAACTGACCAATTATACAGATTTCCAG CATTTATCTTTAAGGTTGTCCCGAGAAGGTGTCTCCATCAGCCTGAGAGAACCAGCCCAGGACCCTGAAAACCCCTAA